One segment of Anopheles stephensi strain Indian chromosome 3, UCI_ANSTEP_V1.0, whole genome shotgun sequence DNA contains the following:
- the LOC118509340 gene encoding homeotic protein female sterile-like isoform X6, whose translation MAPTATKLPGRQTNNSLSSVTGPVILPFSDAPAKGTAAAAAAATASGGKGGEAAPPPGTNQGRKKKGKATTVITNAAAATYTTSSSYGSKTSCSSTFVSSSLSFTETDEVLQIGMHKVLESIKNHDDAWPFMDPVDEDIAPKYYSIIRRPMDLQKMEEKLDNGEYMMFGDFQNDFKLIVNNCRLYNGQANEYTEMVNNLQIAFERARKKYFDENSSDEELMMSHEYPDVSRANAAFKEKVSSKEHSKPIASSSSSSSSSDAVNGKNHNQQQQQQQHGRGATGKEGGAKEKSKKSANSSSASGGNSNSSVSAKSNTTSTSAPNSKDISADPSYRGTASNDKPPAGGKESKAKSVKGGAAVERKGGKNVSSGERKHHTAATTTGSGGSRKHKANKPPPEEVGSELEPDPEPPEKGKGASRVNKAVKRKRKEREKTDKVKSKRQKVEAGGDYNSNSSDVDVPEGDAMDVNSEDEQGWSEPERKRYRKDQRTDSNEPVVVGGVGTQQGTAGGEEVKKEPQEEEDFPVYESKKKAAVKALQEKEKKKNSAKVKKEEKKANKAPKGGCPFKGGKDVRREPLSPARGLGSLSRSPSPTVGEDSAAPLTKHRSPQRSASLSPKKKDNARDLSSDGDEGDRHTTPGKAGSKKEREKNGTDEDHHQKQHRKGNGGKVGGGGGTAAIAVAKLEKKTKKSGVVLSASAKSGGKGRQKKKAAVGSGKQRAAPAPVEEESECEALPGDPPPPPSVHHTNGERNDASDGSELEDIEDSSERESPTKSSSDKSKSRKSKAGKKNVSKQKKSGSKSGKAKGGKDKKLDKKSHKRDKVGKGKKRSKASSGNDHRAAKAGDEQQETISSIGEEEDDRAVVDFDREMDDLSDVEKSASKAVKQRQAKDARHAAAQRSVSRSPSPARSYYSDDRSMRDSGEEEDRGMDDAGARNASPDKRTDGFFADTSRSITPDIKDKFDLIKERRNRAAAAAAAAAASKAMAKKTKAKGKDGGTAGAATVAGGKKGKSSKGNSNRGQKQRDVVDENAGLGASALPAGSGNKQPQQKKGDDKPSSSESKPTKGKKSRDKTASSGESGGGVWAKPADKKHARPPAADSSKTIDRSNEYDFVDDSLTSDAKADKNHHSSKSSGAAAAGGNTSGKAGKKSASAVGQQSKSNAKSNAPSASSKQHSKPPTAATSATAGANMEELELETEQTLKDINKWLENTPRFPEYSSASNSPSRYIMDDFDTVPVKIEPADFRKPIPLSQLPAANETAATGPVRGASPGLATMAAPPKAFSPRAAAKDPGKPSGTKVPSKDGTTAAAAKSESAGTSEPATVAGALKDTTNSSSTVGGSSGPAAGSSSSAVPSKAHTILGPPPIIPPHSQKKEPKEPKRKSLKEKLSQLGTGGRKRELQHHHRTTIDRLQPGKTKGNLIGTIQNLNKPDELFPLGGGGGGGGAASGGAGGSGGAGGNALLGKVKEVKNSLIVKTDESKPKLSLGTVLNTEGFGIVQQHNFADDEEDNAEGKKDDGGDEDDPMLVSIGSGAVKPLISSLVNVGGSSPIGSRDGAKSGSKKDEASGSSSTSTSEKPEASGDPASGETKSSSASTVVEKPPSLEDGKTGKEEAGGKDSLNTTTTKGKDSKSSGTPNLNAWIKAFGAPKKPKKNDDTDEHPGKGSPAAANDKGKLNEHNTSTQSSSNESSSGIGMLPTMPGSLESPSFPTLPTVPRQRKASTGSTVSERSSYSQDPDSPRIGIDERLGPYPAPYPSPIGASPIMTSPKLDETQKSPYHPLNGAIKVGFYQDTTQKSSPEKSCSPRDLPSPYPQYSQHLYTSNAANASSNNTTAGGNGSSNTNMGSNSTVYGSYSSYGPSAASAIGSTNSSNNPASGSIVADTFKGYGKELKSPVDFYDQYKQPASQESDYNSSMSPSTNPNSPYHNPASSPYQQQPNSPSCYQQQTPASSSPYGHPSPASSGGPLSPYNAPAAIPHSPAAPTGQTAPAGANASGHSPYNPAQGQSPYHASSNQTPQSASTSPSGGGGTTNTVAAAGQPKLQSKPNTPLHQSPNSPFSQSNQSSPYSQQDPNSPYSSQGGQLSPFQPMSPKPPPSSGASATAGNVISNSNNSGNAIKLAPPIITPQQAAAAAGVILPPESPVHSHTTQPPSTASVGPVGQAQNLTGTGGSSQTASTAQGTAIVPPSSAPMQLNSHQSPWTAHHNQYNPYLNHPGDTAGGSMSSSLPPAPAHMPPSQQGHHLSNVHTHPSPAHSQQQQQHQQQQQQQQQQQQQQQQQHQQLQHQHQQHQHQQQQQHQQTNHQQAHGHHLATAQQQQQSHLGNLLMGSNNNPYTSTYGRPYDLNSASASSSSAAAAAGSGTTTVTSNIDHHHAQQQHHSQQHLHHQQQQQHPSLSGISSSSNKNSPSTNNNNTSKVPEMINLGYSEPETNTAKASQDVPMNMEASGGLGKEKVDGTKDNKHLQQQQHQPFDHHMGGMGYGNPMDISMSKSKAFDMFNRAATMGFPRGFGAPTNNAGGGYDHRTTMQQPANISKAHDMTGGGGSAGTVSSSGSTSSTTGYNMQQASVGAKNATDQSHLPRYDQRSPQHLQQQHQQQQQQQHGAVSGSASSGGNTTDLSSTGGYKPYGGTSSTPATSSSLMDPTIRNLSSLSSLYNPDDRLLGGPGAASGTSAGGSSAGFYDKGSMPPAAHMFSKNLSQPPASSAATTSSAAALQQMFNNTMAATTMAAYNANRGEQSNAAASSYVPSPNYHHPQQQHPQQQRNDMLSAASLQSQKLPHNANVPSATGGAAVVNEPAPPPAKPKRTRKKKDPNQDLIAQQQQQQQQQQQQQQQQQQSLHQHAMHAAAHQQQQTLGAHQGFPSYPGLKPSSSSASGPGGPTGMGPSSTAPGNPASSGAETSAISLKTANIVPGSAFNFGPGPTGLGLPPGSLYGDTSASTYLEDSYRNPQNPYYLPPSHRGPAAAAAAAAAAVAASGSSGTGAEADKLGNSISGGQPTGSVAAAAAVAAASAAAVHGAPPPPTAASPYHQFLASHHGTRPYQFMNQFDPIHQQYLRQEELRAQMMINQGLLGAPPGAAPPGAYGQPGYHHPAIGMHKPYDAMNSMNRSPFL comes from the exons ATGGCACCGACCGCGACGAAGCTACCCGGGCGCCAAACGAACAACTCCCTCTCGTCCGTTACCGGGCCCGTCATACTGCCGTTCAGCGATGCACCGGCGAAGGgcacggcggcggcggcggcggcggcgacgGCAAGTGGTGGTAAGGGAGGTGAAgctgcaccaccaccgggcaCAAACCAGGGCCggaaaaagaagggaaaagctACCACTGT TATAACAAATGCTGCCGCCGCAACCTACACCACTAGTTCCAGCTACGGTAGCAAAACCAGCTGTTCCTCAACTTTCGTCTCATCGTCTCTTAGCTTTACCGAAACCGATGAGGTGCTGCAGATCGGTATGCACAAGGTGCTGGAAAGCATCAAGAACCACGACGACGCATGGCCGTTCATGGACCCGGTCGATGAGGACATTGCGCCGAAGTACTACTCGATCATACGAAG ACCGATGGATTTGCAAAAGATGGAAGAAAAGCTAGACAACGGCGAGTACATGATGTTCGGTGACTTTCAAAACGATTTCAAGCTGATCGTCAACAACTGTCGGCTGTACAATGGACAGGCAAACG AGTACACGGAAATGGTGAACAACTTGCAGATCGCGTTCGAGCGTGcgcgaaaaaaatatttcgacGAAAACTCCTCGGACGAGGAACTGATGATGAGCCACGAGTACCCGGACGTTAGCCGGGCGAATGCTGCGTTTAAAGAAAAGGTTTCCTCAAAGGAGCACAGCAAACCCATCgcttcgtcctcctcctcctcctcgtcatcCGACGCAGTCAATGGTAAAAACCataaccagcagcagcagcagcagcagcacggcagAGGAGCAACGGGCAAGGAGGGTGGCGCGAAAGAAAAGTCCAAGAAAAGTGCAAACAGTAGTTCCGCCAGTGGTGGCAACAGTAACAGTAGTGTAAGTGCAAAGTCtaacaccaccagcaccagcgctCCCAACTCCAAAGATATTAGTGCCGACCCTTCCTACCGGGGGACCGCCTCCAACGACAAACCGCCGGCGGGGGGCAAAGAATCGAAAGCAAAGTCGGTGAAAGGTGGTGCGGCCGTGGAAAGGaagggtggaaaaaatgtgTCGTCGGGTGAGAGGAAGCATCATAcggccgccaccaccaccgggtcCGGTGGGTCGCGAAAgcataaagcaaacaaaccaccaccgGAAGAAGTGGGCTCGGAGCTGGAACCCGATCCGGAACCGCCGGAAAAGGGTAAGGGTGCGTCGCGAGTGAACAAAGCGGTTAAACGCAAACGCAAGGAAAGGGAGAAAACTGATAAAGTGAAAAGCAAAAGGCAAAAAGTCGAAGCCGGTGGTGattacaacagcaacagcagtgaTGTGGACGTGCCGGAAGGCGATGCGATGGACGTTAACAGTGAGGACGAGCAAGGGTGGAGTGAACCGGAGCGGAAACGGTACAGAAAGGATCAGCGGACCGATTCGAACGAaccggtggtggttggtggggTGGGAACGCAACAGGGAACCGCCGGTGGGGAAGAGGTGAAAAAAGAACCGCAAGAGGAAGAAGATTTCCCAGTGTACGAAAGTAAGAAGAAGGCAGCGGTGAAAGCGTtgcaggaaaaggaaaagaagaaaaacagtgCAAAGgtgaagaaggaggaaaagaaagCGAACAAAGCACCGAAAGGGGGATGCCCCTTCAAGGGAGGGAAGGACGTGCGGCGGGAACCACTTTCCCCCGCACGTGGGCTCGGATCGCTTTCCCGATCGCCCAGTCCAACGGTGGGCGAGGATTCAGCAGCGCCGCTCACTAAACATCGCTCACCTCAGCGATCGGCATCGTTAAGCCCAAAGAAGAAGGATAACGCACGCGATCTGTCCTCCGATGGTGACGAGGGCGATCGTCACACGACGCCTGGTAAGGCAGGGTCCAAAAAGgagagggagaaaaatggCACCGACGAGGACCATCATCAGAAACAGCACCGGAAGGGGAATGGCGGAAAGGTTGGCGGCGGGGGCGGTACTGCTGCCATTGCCGTGGCAAAGTTGgagaaaaagacaaaaaagtcAGGCGTCGTCCTTTCTGCCTCGGCAAAGAGCGGTGGCAAAGGGCGGCAAAAGAAGAAGGCGGCGGTGGGAAGCGGTAAACAACGAGCGGCACCAGCGCCAGTGGAGGAAGAATCTGAGTGTGAAGCTTTGCCGGGAgatccgccaccaccaccgagtgTCCACCACACCAACGGCGAACGGAACGATGCGTCCGACGGGAGCGAACTCGAGGATATCGAGGACAGTTCCGAACGAGAATCGCCAACCAAAAGCTCATCCGATAAATCGAAGAGCAGGAAGAGCAAAGCGGGCAAGAAAAATGTCagcaaacagaagaagagTGGGAGCAAAAGTGGTAAGGCGAAGGGTGGCAAGGACAAGAAGCTGGACAAAAAATCGCACAAACGCGATAAAGTTGGAAAGGGTAAGAAAAGGTCAAAAGCTTCGAGCGGGAACGATCACCGTGCTGCTAAGGCTGGCGATGAGCAGCAGGAAACAATTTCAAGCATCGGTGAGGAGGAAGACGATCGTGCGGTCGTGGATTTCGATCGCGAGATGGACGACCTGAGCGATGTGGAAAAAAGTGCCTCCAAAGCCGTAAAGCAGCGGCAAGCGAAAGATGCACGGCACGCCGCAGCACAGCGATCGGTGTCACGCTCGCCAAGCCCGGCCAGATCGTACTATTCCGACGATCGTTCGATGCGCGACAgtggggaggaggaggaccgTGGGATGGATGATGCTGGTGCTCGAAATGCTTCGCCAGACAAGCGAACGGACGGTTTCTTCGCGGACACCAGCCGGTCCATCACACCCGACATAAAGGATAAGTTTGATCTCATCAAGGAACGCCGCAATcgggcggcggcagcagcagcagccgcggCCGCCAGTAAAGCAATGGCTAAAAAGACCAAAGCTAAGGGGAAAGATGGCGGGACCGCGGGAGCCGCTACTGTTGCGGGCGGGAAGAAAGGTAAATCGTCCAAGGGTAACAGTAACCGTGGTCAAAAGCAGCGCGATGTGGTGGAcgaaaatgccggtctcggtGCAAGTGCCTTGCCAGCCGGCAGCGGAAACaagcagccgcagcagaaGAAAGGCGACGATAAGCCTTCCTCCAGTGAGAGCAAACCCACCAAAGGGAAGAAAAGTCGGGACAAGACGGCGAGTAGCGGCGAGTCGGGGGGAGGAGTGTGGGCCAAACCGGCTGATAAGAAACACGCCCGCCCGCCGGCTGCCGACAGCTcgaaaacgatcgatcgaagtAACGAGTACGACTTTGTGGATGACAGCCTTACGTCGGACGCAAAGGCGGATAAGAACCACCACTCGTCGAAATCATCCggcgccgctgctgctggtggaaacACATCCGGGAAGGCGGGAAAGAAATCGGCGAGTGCTGTAGGCCAGCAGTCGAAGTCGAACGCGAAATCGAACGCGCCATCTGCATCCAGCAAGCAGCACTCGAAACCGCCGACAGCAGCAACGTCGGCCACGGCCGGTGCCAACATGGAGGAGCTCGAGCTAGAAACCGAACAAACGTTGAAAGACATCAACAAGTGGTTGGAAAATACGCCCCGCTTTCCCGAGTACAGCTCGGCCAGCAATTCCCCGTCGCGGTACATCATGGACGATTTCGACACGGTGCCGGTAAAGATCGAACCGGCCGATTTTCGTAAACCGATCCCGCTCTCGCAGCTGCCCGCAGCCAATGAAACCGCTGCCACGGGGCCGGTACGTGGTGCCAGCCCAGGCCTAGCAACGATGGCAGCTCCTCCGAAAGCATTTTCACCCAGAGCAGCCGCAAAGGATCCTGGCAAGCCGTCCGGTACAAAGGTGCCATCGAAAGATGGCactaccgctgctgctgctaaaagTGAGTCGGCGGGAACGTCTGAGCCAGCCACCGTTGCTGGCGCTTTGAAGGACActacgaacagcagcagcaccgttgGAGGATCGAGTGGGCCAGCAGCCGGTTCATCATCTTCTGCCGTTCCGAGCAAAGCTCACACCATCCTAGGTCCACCGCCAATAATTCCGCCGCACTCCCAGAAAAAGGAACCCAAAGAACCGAAGCGAAAATCCTTAAAAGAGAAGCTCTCCCAACTCGGCACCGGTGGACGCAAGCGTGAGCTTCAGCATCACCACCGAacgacgatcgatcgattgcagcCGGGCAAAACCAAAGGCAACCTCATCGGTACGATTCAGAATCTCAACAAACCGGATGAACTGTTCCCgctcggtggcggtggcggtggtggtggtgctgctagCGGTGGAGCGGGTGGCAGCGGTGGTGCCGGTGGCAACGCACTGCTCGGCAAGGTAAAGGAGGTGAAGAATTCGTTGATTGTGAAAACGGATGAATCGAAACCGAAGCTAAGCCTCGGCACGGTCCTCAACACGGAAGGGTTTGGAATCGTGCAGCAGCACAACTTTGCCGATGACGAGGAGGACAATGCGGAGGGTAAGAAGGACGATGGAGGCGATGAGGATGATCCGATGCTGGTTTCGATCGGTAGCGGTGCTGTGAAGCCTCTCATAAGCTCGCTGGTGAATGTTGGGGGCAGTTCGCCAATCGGGAGTCGGGATGGAGCGAAATCGGGTTCGAAGAAGGATGAAGCTTCCGGCAGCAGCTCAACATCGACAAGCGAGAAACCTGAGGCTAGTGGTGATCCCGCTTCCGGCGAAACTAAGAGCTCGTCCGCTTCAACCGTCGTGGAGAAACCCCCCTCGCTTGAGGATGGAAAAACGGGCAAGGAAGAAGCTGGCGGCAAGGATTCGCTCaacactactaccaccaagggcaAGGATAGCAAATCGTCCGGGACGCCTAACCTTAACGCCTGGATAAAAGCGTTCGGTGCGCCCAAAAAGCCGaagaaaaacgatgacacGGACGAACATCCGGGCAAAGGTTCACCGGCGGCGGCAAACGATAAGGGTAAGCTCAACGAGCACAACACCTCCACCCAATCGTCCTCGAACGAATCGTCGTCTGGGATTGGTATGCTTCCGACCATGCCCGGAAGTCTCGAAAGTCCTAGCTTCCCAACACTGCCGACGGTTCCTCGGCAGCGAAAGGCCAGCACGGGCAGCACGGTAAGCGAACGCTCGTCCTACAGTCAGGACCCGGACAGTCCTCGCATTGGGATCGATGAGCGGCTGGGCCCGTACCCTGCCCCGTACCCAAGCCCGATCGGTGCCTCACCGATCATGACGTCTCCAAAGCTGGACGAAACGCAGAAGAGTCCGTACCATCCGCTGAACGGTGCGATCAAGGTCGGTTTCTATCAGGATACCACGCAGAAGAGCAGCCCGGAGAAGAGCTGTAGCCCGCGGGACCTTCCATCGCCGTACCCGCAGTACTCGCAGCATCTCTACACATCGAATGCTGCTAACGCTTCCTCGAACAATACGACAGCCGGCGGGAACGGTTCGAGCAATACAAACATGGGCAGTAACTCCACCGTGTACGGTAGCTACTCATCCTACGGGCCGTCGGCTGCTTCCGCCATCGGGTCCACCAATTCCAGCAACAATCCCGCATCCGGCAGCATTGTAGCGGACACGTTCAAGGGCTACGGAAAGGAGCTTAAATCACCCGTCGATTTCTACGACCAGTACAAACAACCGGCGTCGCAGGAATCGGACTACAACTCGTCGATGAGTCCCAGTACAAATCCCAACTCTCCCTACCACAACCCAGCCTCGTCGCCCTACCAACAGCAACCCAACAGCCCGTCCTGCTATCAGCAGCAAACGCCGGCGTCTTCCTCTCCCTACGGCCACCCATCACCGGCGTCTTCGGGCGGTCCGCTCTCGCCGTACAATGCACCGGCTGCCATTCCCCACAGTCCGGCGGCACCGACCGGTCAAACCGCTCCGGCGGGTGCCAATGCCAGCGGTCACTCGCCGTACAACCCCGCCCAGGGTCAATCGCCTTATCACGCCAGCAGCAATCAGACCCCGCAATCGGCATCCACGTCTccgtccggtggtggtggtaccaCGAACACGGTGGCCGCTGCCGGTCAACCGAAGCTCCAGTCCAAACCAAATACACCGCTGCACCAAAGCCCAAACTCACCGTTTTCACAATCAAACCAAAGTTCGCCCTACTCACAGCAAGACCCGAACTCACCGTACTCCTCCCAGGGAGGCCAACTGTCACCGTTCCAACCGATGTCGCCCAAGCCTCCGCCGAGCTCGGGTGCTTCCGCAACGGCCGGAAATGTCATCAGCAACAGTAACAACAGTGGTAACGCTATTAAGCTGGCTCCTCCCATTATAACTCCGCAACAGGCGGCTGCTGCCGCTGGTGTGATCCTGCCGCCCGAATCGCCGGTTCActcgcacacaacacaaccccCCTCCACAGCGTCGGTTGGGCCGGTCGGCCAGGCACAGAACTTGACCGGCACCGGTGGCAGCAGTCAAACTGCAAGCACGGCACAGGGAACAGCGATCGTACCACCGTCGTCAGCACCGATGCAGCTGAACTCCCATCAGTCGCCCTGGACCGCTCACCACAACCAGTACAATCCGTACCTGAACCATCCGGGCGATACGGCTGGCGGTAGCATGTCCTCGTCGTTGCCACCAGCACCGGCACATATGCCACCGTCCCAGCAGGGCCATCATCTAAGCAATGTGCACACGCATCCATCGCCTGCCCActcgcaacaacagcaacaacaccaacagcagcaacagcagcaacagcagcaacagcagcaacagcagcagcagcaccaacaactacaacaccaacaccagcaacaccaacatcaacaacaacagcaacaccaacaaacGAATCATCAGCAGGCGCACGGACATCATTTGGCGACGgctcaacagcaacagcaaagtCACCTCGGCAACCTGTTGATGGGGTCCAACAACAATCCGTACACTTCCACGTACGGGCGCCCGTACGATCTTAACTCTGCGTCAGCGTCATCATCCTCCGCAGCAGCCGCGGCAGGATCGGGCACAACAACGGTGACGTCCAACATTGATCACCATCacgcgcaacagcagcatcattcGCAGCAACATcttcaccatcagcagcagcagcagcatcctaGTTTAAGCggtatcagcagcagcagcaacaagaaTAGccccagcaccaacaacaacaacacttcCAAAGTACCTGAAATGATTAATCTAGGCTATAGCGAACCCGAAACCAACACCGCCAAAGCTTCGCAGGACGTACCGATGAACATGGAAGCGTCGGGCGGATTGGGCAAGGAGAAGGTGGACGGTACGAAAGACAACAAacatctgcagcagcagcaacatcaaccgTTCGATCATCATATGGGTGGCATGGGTTACGGCAATCCGATGGACATATCGATGAGCAAATCGAAAGCGTTCGATATGTTTAACCGGGCCGCGACGATGGGTTTCCCACGCGGGTTCGGTGCGCCGACCAACAACGCCGGTGGTGGGTACGATCATCGTACGACCATGCAGCAACCGGCTAACATAAGCAAGGCGCACGATATGACCGGTGGCGGCGGCAGTGCTGGAACGGTGTCCTCCAGTGGGTCCACCTCGTCTACGACCGGTTACAACATGCAACAGGCATCGGTCGGAGCCAAAAATGCCACCGATCAGTCCCATCTTCCACGGTACGATCAGCGCAGCCCGCAACatttgcagcaacagcaccaacagcaacaacagcagcagcatggtgCAGTTTCGGGATCGGCGTCGTCAGGAGGCAACACGACGGATCTGAGCAGCACGGGAGGTTACAAACCGTACGGCGGCACGTCTTCCACACCGGCCACCTCATCATCGCTGATGGATCCAACGATACGCAATCTCTCTTCCCTATCGTCCCTGTACAATCCGGACGATCGGCTGCTCGGTGGTCCGGGTGCTGCAAGCGGCACCTCTGCCGGCGGTTCCAGCGCAGGATTCTACGACAAGGGGAGCATGCCTCCGGCAGCTCACATGTTCAGCAAGAACCTGTCTCAACCACCTGCATCATCAGCCGCCACCACGTCGTCAGCCGCTGCGTTGCAGCAAATGTTCAACAACACCATGGCGGCCACCACGATGGCGGCGTACAATGCGAACCGGGGCGAGCAGTCGAATGCGGCTGCGTCCTCGTACGTGCCATCGCCCAACTATCACCAtccccaacagcagcatccgcagcagcagcgcaacgATATGCTGAGCGCGGCCAGCCTTCAATCGCAAAAGCTGCCGCACAATGCAAACGTACCGTCCGCAACGGGTGGTGCTGCCGTTGTCAACGAACCGGCGCCACCTCCGGCGAAACCGAAGCGAACGAGGAAAAAGAAGGATCCAAATCAGGACCTAAtagcccagcagcagcaacagcagcagcagcagcagcagcagcagcaacaacagcagcaatcctTGCATCAACACGCGATGCATGCGGCcgcccaccagcagcagcaaacgctcGGAGCGCACCAAGGTTTCCCCTCCTACCCGGGACTAAAACCATCGAGCTCGTCCGCATCCGGGCCCGGTGGCCCGACCGGCATGGGTCCGTCGTCTACCGCACCCGGAAATCCCGCAAGCAGTGGCGCCGAAACGTCCGCCATTTCACTCAAAACAGCCAACATAGTGCCGGGTAGCGCCTTCAACTTTGGCCCCGGCCCAACCGGGCTCGGTCTGCCACCGGGCAGCCTTTACGGTGACACCTCCGCCAGCACCTACCTAGAAGACTCGTACCGCAACCCACAAAACCCATACTATCTGCCACCGAGCCACCGGGGAcctgcggcggcggcggcagcagcagcagcagcagtggcagcgtCAGGATCGTCCGGCACCGGTGCGGAAGCGGACAAGCTGGGCAACTCCATCTCTGGCGGTCAGCCGACGGGTTCGgtagcggcagcggccgccgTTGCAGCTGCCTCCGCCGCAGCCGTACACggtgcaccaccaccgccgaccGCAGCCTCACCGTACCATCAGTTCCTGGCCTCCCATCACGGTACGCGCCCGTACCAATTCATGAACCAGTTCGATCCCATCCATCAACAGTACCTGCGGCAGGAGGAGCTACGGGCTCAGATGATGATCAACCAGGGGCTGCTGGGGGCACCGCCCGGTGCTGCGCCACCCGGTGCGTACGGTCAGCCCGGCTACCATCATCCGGCGATCGGGATGCACAAACCGTACGACGCAATGAACAGCATGAACCGGTCACCATTTCTATAA